A stretch of Canis aureus isolate CA01 chromosome 28, VMU_Caureus_v.1.0, whole genome shotgun sequence DNA encodes these proteins:
- the ELOC gene encoding elongin-C, protein MDGEEKTYGGCEGPDAMYVKLISSDGHEFIVKREHALTSGTIKAMLSGPGQFAENETNEVNFREIPSHVLSKVCMYFTYKVRYTNSSTEIPEFPIAPEIALELLMAANFLDC, encoded by the exons atggagaagagaaaaccTATGGTGGCTGTGAAGGCCCTGATGCCATGTATGTCAAATTGATATCTTCGGATGGTCATGAGTTCATTGTAAAAAGAGAACATGCACTAACATCCGGAACAATAAAAGCCATGTTGAGTGGCCCAG GTCAGTTTGCTGAGAACGAAACTAATGAAGTCAATTTTAGAGAGATCCCTTCACATGTGCTATCAAAAGTATGCATGTATTTTACCTACAAGGTTCGCTACACTAACAGCTCCACAGAGATTCCTGAATTCCCAATTGCACCTGAAATTGCACTGGAACTGCTGATGGCTGCGAACTTCCTagattgttaa